A single window of Pectobacterium parmentieri DNA harbors:
- the hemD gene encoding uroporphyrinogen-III synthase — MTILVTRPSPTGEQLVTRLRKLGYHAWHSPLIEFSPGRELAGLPAQLQALHTDDLVFALSQHAIHYADPMLTRTGTSWPAHLAYYAIGRTTALALHKISAHPVIYPPERETSETLLQLPELQDVAGKRALLLRGNGGRELLGETLTERGAQVTYCECYQRRDVHYDGSEQSRHWQQIGIDKLVITSGEMLQRIYTLVPDYYRASWLLGCQLIVVSERLAEQARQLGWHDIRVADNADNDALVRALQ; from the coding sequence ATGACGATTCTGGTTACCCGTCCGTCACCCACTGGCGAACAACTGGTGACCCGTTTAAGAAAGCTCGGCTACCACGCCTGGCACAGCCCGCTGATCGAGTTTTCGCCTGGACGAGAACTCGCTGGTCTGCCTGCGCAATTACAAGCCCTACACACCGACGACCTGGTGTTTGCGCTCTCACAACACGCGATTCATTACGCCGATCCCATGCTGACGCGCACGGGCACAAGCTGGCCTGCCCACCTCGCTTATTATGCCATTGGCCGCACGACGGCACTGGCTTTACATAAAATCAGCGCACACCCTGTCATCTACCCGCCTGAACGTGAAACCAGCGAAACGCTATTGCAACTTCCTGAGTTACAAGATGTTGCAGGGAAACGAGCGCTATTACTGCGCGGCAACGGCGGAAGGGAGCTGCTAGGTGAAACGTTGACTGAGCGGGGCGCACAGGTAACCTACTGTGAATGCTATCAGCGCCGAGATGTTCACTATGATGGCTCGGAACAAAGCCGCCACTGGCAGCAAATAGGCATCGACAAACTGGTGATTACCAGCGGAGAAATGCTACAACGGATCTATACTTTAGTACCTGATTACTATCGGGCTTCCTGGCTACTTGGCTGCCAGTTGATCGTCGTTAGCGAACGACTGGCAGAACAAGCGCGTCAGCTCGGCTGGCATGATATCCGGGTGGCCGATAACGCCGATAACGATGCGCTCGTGCGCGCACTACAATAA